The sequence GATTACCATCTTCAGACCGTCACAGCGACATCAACCGGACATCCGAATATGGAATCATCAATTGATCAGATATGCTGGCTATGTGGAGGATGGTCAATATATAGGCGATCCCCATTCCATTGCGTTTACCAAGAAATGCGAAGGGTTCGGCTGGAAAGGGCAGGGGACTCACTTTGATGTCCTGCCTTTCGTCGTGCAGATCGGGGACGGACCTCCACAGTGGAAAGAGATTGATCTTAATCTGAGATTGGAGGTTTCCCTGCGTCACCCTGAATTTGACTGGTTTCAGGATTTGGGGTTGAAGTGGTATGGAGTCCCGATCATTTCTGATATGGAATTGAAGATAGGAGGCATCTCCTATAAAGCGGCTCCGTTTAACGGCTGGTATATGGAAACGGAAATCGGCGCACGGAATCTTGCGGACGAGAATCGCTATAATCTTTTGCCGAAAGTAGCGAGCTGCATGGGGTTGGAAATGTCGAGAGCGGCAACGTTGTGGAAAGATAAAGCGCTGATCGAGTTGAATATCGCCGTGCTCCATTCCTTTAAGGAAGATGGGGTAAGCATCGTGGATCATCATACGGCTGCCCAGCAGTTCCGCTTGTTTGAAGAGAACGAGAAGAGCGCTGACCGTGATGTGACCGGGGATTGGACATGGTTGATTCCGCCTGTGTCACCGGCAACGACTCATATTTTTCATAAAGAATACGACAATACGTGGAATACGACGAATTATTTCTATCAGGATAGACCTTATTAAGGGGAGCTGTTTTCTGTTTCGTGCAGAAAGCAGCTTTTTTCAATACGTAAAGGGCGGGCGTTTGGACACCTCATAGTATTGAAACCAAAACCTGAATTCATCAAATAAGACAGGACCATCGAATGTGAAATTCTCAAAGAAATCCTCAAGCAATTCTGCGTCGGCATCATCCATAATGCCAGTCACATAAAGAGGCGTCTTGAATCGTTTGTATAAATCCTCATATCCATAAAAGCTAAACAGATCT is a genomic window of Rossellomorea sp. y25 containing:
- a CDS encoding nitric oxide synthase oxygenase, whose product is MTPILDEARAFIEQCYQELNKSESDMMLRLQQIEDELKTEGTYTHTREELMHGAKMAWRNSNRCIGRLFWNSLNVFDERDASTEDEVFEALERHLDYASNNGRIRPTITIFRPSQRHQPDIRIWNHQLIRYAGYVEDGQYIGDPHSIAFTKKCEGFGWKGQGTHFDVLPFVVQIGDGPPQWKEIDLNLRLEVSLRHPEFDWFQDLGLKWYGVPIISDMELKIGGISYKAAPFNGWYMETEIGARNLADENRYNLLPKVASCMGLEMSRAATLWKDKALIELNIAVLHSFKEDGVSIVDHHTAAQQFRLFEENEKSADRDVTGDWTWLIPPVSPATTHIFHKEYDNTWNTTNYFYQDRPY